In Bombus affinis isolate iyBomAffi1 chromosome 11, iyBomAffi1.2, whole genome shotgun sequence, one genomic interval encodes:
- the LOC126922141 gene encoding putative sodium-coupled neutral amino acid transporter 11 has protein sequence MALDANEKSYILDARNNYEDGGSLGSEESYDDMRQLVGEKNEESGKFSSLPLASFNFINSIIGSGVIGIPYALHQAGFGLGIVLLILVAGLTDYSLILMIRSGNICGEMSYQGLMRASFGRTGFYILTTLQFIYPFIAMVSYNVVVGDTVTKVLIRVTGMSETSIFAHRQVVVLFATVCITIPLCLYRNVARLAKISFLSLVCVGFILLAILIRMGTMSAIVPSQEDSWRFANFPGIIPSVGIMAFAFMCHHNTFLIYESIERATQQKWDIVTHWSLFTSFVIATAFGIIGYATFTAYVQGDLMENYCWDDDLMNFARIMFSGTILLTFPIECFVTREVILTAIKGTDELEDHTAYVPNSDRKYLIITLSIVVVAYLISMSTDCLGVVLELNGILAAVPLAYVLPGLCYLKLEDGPILSSKKLPALGLMSAGVFAAVSGLLLLILNNDTSSSCVHGQVMPYCIEGMNSTSLDSSMKSTISPI, from the exons ATGGCTTTGGACGCGAACGAGAAGAGCTATATCCTGGACGCGAGGAACAACTACGAGGAC GGTGGCAGTCTGGGTTCGGAGGAATCTTACGACGACATGCGACAACTTGTCGGG GAAAAGAACGAAGAATCTGGAAAATTCAGTAGTCTACCTCTGGCCAGTTTTAATTTCATCAATTCCATCATTGGCAGTGGTGTTATTG GTATACCCTACGCTCTTCATCAGGCTGGATTTGGCCTCGGGATAGTATTATTAATACTAGTAGCAGGCCTCACTGATTACTCTTTAATTTTAATGATTAGGAGTGGAAACATTTGCGGTGAAATGAGTTACCAGGGTTTAATGAGAGCCAGTTTCGGTCGTACAGGATTCTATATTCTTACGACTCTGCAGTTCATTTATCCATTCATAG CGATGGTCTCTTATAACGTTGTTGTCGGCGACACGGTGACGAAAGTGCTAATAAGGGTAACAGGGATGAGCGAGACAAGCATTTTCGCTCATCGTCAAGTGGTCGTCTTGTTCGCGACcgtttgcatcactataccgcTGTGTCTTTATAGAAATGTTGCTCGTTTGGCCAAGATCTCGTTTCTTTCGTTGGTCTGCGTTGGTTTCATTCTATTGGCCATTTTAATTCGGATGGGTACGATGTCAGCAATTGT GCCAAGCCAAGAGGATAGTTGGCGATTCGCGAATTTTCCCGGCATTATTCCATCCGTTGGAATTATGGCATTCGCCTTTATGTGCCACCATAATACATTCCTTATCTACGAGTCTATAGAAAGGGCTACACAACAAAAGTGGGACATCGTCACCCACTGGTCGCTCTTCACTTCCTTCGTGATCGCAACAGCTTTTGGAATCATCGGATATGCCACGTTTACCGCGTACGTTCAGGGTGATCTTATGGAAAATTATTGCTGGGACGATGATCTCATGAACTTTGCCAGAATCATGTTCAGCGGGACTATTCTACTTACTTTTCCCATTGAATGCTTCGTCACAAGGGAG GTAATACTGACAGCGATTAAAGGGACCGATGAGCTCGAAGATCATACTGCATACGTCCCTAACTCCGACCGGAAATACTTGATAATAACTTTGTCGATAGTGGTTGTCGCATATCTGATATCGATGTCAACAGATTGTCTGGGTGTGGTTCTCGAATTGAATGGAATCCTCGCTGCTGTACCTCTAGCTTACGTTCTACCTGGCCTGTGCTAcctcaaactcgaagatggacCAATTCTTTCCTCCAAAAAGCTTCCGGCGCTTGGTTTGATGTCCGCTGGCGTGTTTGCCGCGGTCTCTGGTTTGCTGTTGCTGATCCTGAACAACGATACTTCCAGTTCCTGCGTGCATGGACAGGTAATGCCGTATTGTATCGAGGGTATGAATAGCACGAGTTTAGATTCAAGCATGAAAAGTACCATTAGTCCGATATAA
- the LOC126922133 gene encoding zinc finger protein 420-like has protein sequence MSIKYASNKRSVQKHCRFPKRGRSSRSLTPKCIKMEVSKNEQLVDTYEKIYGDECRICLKKAVEICELFKNGDTIPRKLMAVASVQIAEGDGLPPVICMPCNQRLDASYDFRCQIQNSDEKLRQILKLKSSSNDSVTNASTIVTAIIADVISSVISSEKENTEKQEVCSTNFCNDNFCFTKDETAFCLNSEKNLFCYEKESSHSRLNDTEQRKSLENVNVYKSLLEDDSVRQIDSIKQEFALLDDHMVQTKDVPLKGEASIEESQQMSEETSKTDSIQDDDDDEKPLISRTTRLRCTQCIKSFRTKVALQRHAIVHKRKTKLRYVCYVCDKQYSTLAKVKNHVAICHEARDKKENIQHKRISYEQNKAIASVQDKRINTNVQDKRIKIQKNDDSPKEQRKSLKFTCKVCSKQFTYQKSFITHAKSHPEYKLEELDDSSQCWVKERCTETVVEEEENEEEEEEEDEEDENLPAESLQCTQCGKLFATKRNLKRHVSTHSGLKYTCETCGKGFSRVDKLKDHEQSKHKAELFDNSDLDDKEDTDNVVNKGDCLEGRKKDRHNRPHKCAICPKSFAQAQSLANHIERHKRVKETQKRFLCEVCSKCFAQSGSLVAHMRTHTGVKPYVCNVCSRAFTKSTYLQLHLRTHSGEKPYICQYCSRAFARANTLARHITMHTGEAKYHCQICTKSFRRLTSLNEHTYTHTGQRPYACKICTKRYNNAGSLYAHRKKCKAQQLSNPGFAVSVETCSVSEQQEVDVPQVLIYSHRKLVEDATVGQVTPTPQYMLANVHNQKNLGSNIIQPFPVDDSNVYTINTKQFKNPYYTIYPNM, from the exons ATGAGTATTAAATA TGCATCCAACAAGAGAAGTGTTCAAAAACATTGTCGGTTTCCTAAGAGGGGGAGATCGAGTCGTAGCTTGACTCCCAAATGCATTAAAATGGAAGTTTCGAAAAACGAGCAATTAGTTGATACATATGAGAAAATTTATGGAGATGAATGCCGAATCtgtttgaaaaaagctgttgaAATTTGTGAACTTTTTAAAAATGGGGACACTATTCCTCGAAAACTTATGGCCGTTGCTTCTGTACAG ATTGCAGAAGGAGACGGTTTACCACCAGTGATTTGCATGCCTTGTAACCAGCGTTTAGATGCATCTTATGATTTTAGATGTCAAATACAAAATTCAGATGAGAAGCTTCGTCAAATTCTAAAGCTAAAATCCTCTTCTAACGATTCTGTTACCAACGCCAGCACCATAGTTACAGCAATAATCGCTGATGTGATATCTAGCGTAATATCTTCTGAGAAAGAAAATACAGAAAAACAAGAAGTTTGTTCTACAAATTTCTGCAATGATAATTTTTGCTTCACGAAAGATGAAACAGCTTTTTGTCTCAATTCAGAGAAGAACTTGTTTTGTTACGAAAAAGAATCATCACACAGTCGATTAAACGATACAGAGCAAAGAAAGAGCCTAGAAAATGTAAATGTTTATAAAAGTTTATTAGAGGATGATTCTGTAAGACAAATCGATTCGATAAAACAAGAGTTTGCCTTATTAGACGATCATATGGTACAAACTAAAGATGTTCCATTAAAAGGAGAAGCAAGTATAGAAGAAAGTCAACAGATGTCAGAAGAGACATCAAAGACAGATAGTATTcaagatgatgatgatgatgaaaaACCATTAATTTCACGCACAACTAGATTACGCTGTACACAATGTATCAAGTCTTTTCGTACAAAAGTGGCCTTGCAGAGACACGCCATTGTACATAAACGTAAGACCAAATTACGGTATGTTTGTTATGTTTGCGATAAACAATATTCTACGCTTGCAAAAGTGAAAAATCATGTTGCAATTTGTCACGAAGCTcgcgataaaaaagaaaatattcaacATAAGAGAATTAGTTATGAGCAAAATAAAGCAATCGCGAGTGTACAAGATAAAAGGATTAATACTAATGTCCAA gataaaagaataaaaattcaaaaaaatGATGACTCTCCTAAGGAACAACGAAAAAGCTTAAAATTTACTTGCAAAGTGTGTTCAAAACAATTTACTTATCAAAAATCTTTTATCACACACGCTAAAAGTCATCCAGAGTATAAACTGGAAGAATTGGACGATTCGTCTCAATGTTGGGTAAAAGAAAGATGTACAGAAACCGTGGTggaggaagaagaaaatgaagaagaggaagaggaagaagacgagGAAGACGAAAACCTTCCTGCTGAAAGTTTACAGTGCACTCAGTGTGGGAAATTATTTGCAACAAAAAGAAATCTTAAAAGGCATGTTTCCACACATAGCGGATTAAAATATACGTGTGAAACATGTGGTAAAGGATTCTCAAGAGTGGATAAATTAAAAGATCATGAACAATCAAAGCACAAGGCTGAATTATTCGACAATTCTGATTTGGATGATAAAGAGGACACAGACAATGTAGTTAATAAAGGTGACTGTttagaaggaagaaagaaa GATCGTCACAATAGACCTCACAAATGTGCAATCTGCCCTAAATCGTTCGCGCAAGCGCAATCGCTAGCGAATCACATAGAACGTCATAAGCGGGTAAAAGAAACTCAAAAAAGATTTCTTTGCGAAGTCTGTAGCAAGTGTTTTGCACAGAGTGGATCTTTGGTTGCGCACATGCGTACACATACAGGAGTTAAGCCGTACGTTTGTAACGTGTGCAGTAGAGCATTTACGAAGAGCACTTATCTACAATTGCATCTACGTACTCATAGCGGTGAAAAACCTTATATTTGCCAGTATTGTAGTAGGGCGTTTGCACGTGCTAACACATTAGCACGGCACATAACAATGCATACAGGGGAAGCAAAATATCATTGTCAGATTTGTACAAAATCATTTAGAAGACTGACTTCGTTGAATGAACACACTTATACGCACACTGGACAGAGACCATACGCTTGCAAAATTTGTACAAAGAGATATAACAATGCAGGGTCACTTTACGCGCATAGAAAGAAATGCAAGGCACAGCAATTATCTAACCCTGGATTCGCGGTTTCCGTGGAAACCTGTTCTGTATCAGAACAACAAGAAGTAGACGTTCCACAAGTTTTGATCTATTCCCACAGGAAATTAGTAGAGGACGCAACTGTCGGGCAAGTCACGCCCACACCACAGTACATGCTCGCAAATGTACACAATCAGAAGAATTTGGGATCAAATATTATACAACCGTTTCCAGTGGATGATTCAAATGTTTATACAATTAATACGAAGCAATTTAAGAATCCCTATTATACAATTTATCCAAACATGTAA